tgaGAGTACCGTATCTCCAACGGGAATGGGTTTTAGAATTGCACTCTCCAATTACACCGACAACTTGTTTTTCCCATtacctacttcacgggatctccgatcacataggatGGGTTACCGCTGCAGTGTAACTCACATGGGTCTCATTCCCATTTCCCTTGATGCATTTTCAATCATGTTTCGTGATAAACCCTTAGTAAAGGGACCTGCCAGATTTTTCGAGGTGTGGACATAGTCCACAAcgattactccggagtttcttaattttctgacggATTTCAGGCGTCGTTTCACATGCCTTCTGGATTTCATATTGTCCTTTGTACTTTTAACCTTTGTGGGAACTGTTTGGTTATCACAGTACATGAGGAAAGCCGGAATAGGCTTCTCGCCTACTGGTAAATCCATTAAGAGCTCACGTAGCCACTCCGCCTCAACAGTGGCCGTGTCAAGTGCTACTAATTCTGCCTCCATGGTTGATCTTGTTATAATAGTTTGTTTACAAGATCTCCATGAGACAGCAGCACCACCAAGGGTGAATAAATATCCACTTGTGGCTTTGATCTCATCCGCGTCTGAGATCCAGTtagagtcactatacccttcaagtaccgctGGGTACCCAGTATAGTGAATCCCATAAGACATGGTTCCCTTCAAGTATCTCAATACACGCTCAAGTGTTGTCCAATGATCATTTCCCGATTAGAAGTAAACCGGCTTAATTTACTAACAGCATATGAGATATCGGGTCTAGTGGCACTAGCCAGATACATAAGAGATCCTATAATTTGggagtatctcaattgatccttCCCTTGTCCATCATGCTTTCTAAGCTTTAGACTAGGGTCATAAGGTGTGGGAGCCTCTTTGCAATCCATAAACCCAAAGCGGGTTAGGACTttatgttgaaaatatgccctagaggcaataataaattgattattattatatttccttgttcatgataatcgtttattatccatgctagaattgtattgataggaaactcagatacatgtgtggatacatagacaacaccatgtccctagtaagcctctagttgactagctcgttgatcaatagatggttacggtttcctgaccatggacattggatgtcattgataacgggatcacatcattaggagaatgatgtgatggacaagacccaatcctaagcctagcacaagatcatgtagttcgtatgctaaagtttttctaatgtcaagtatcatttccttagaccacgagattgtgcaactcccggataccgtaggagtgctttgggtgtgccaaacgtcacaacgtaactgggtggctataaaggtacactacgggtatctctgaaagtgtctgttgggttggcacgaatcgagattgggattttgtcactccgtgtaaacggagaggtatctctgggcccactcggtaggacatcatcataatgtgcacaatgtgaccaaggggttgatcacgggatgatgtgttacggaacgagtaaagagacttgccggtaacgagattgaacaaggtattggtataccgacgatcgaatctcgggcaagtaccataccgctagacaaagggaattgtatacgggattgattgagtccttgacatcgtggttcatccgatgagatcatcgtggaacatgtgggagccaagatgggtatccagatcccgctgttggttattgaccggagaacgtctcggtcatgtctgcatatctcccgaacccgtagggtctacacacttaaggttcgatgacgctagggttataaaggaagcttgtatgtggttaccgaatgttgttcggagtcccggatgagatcccgaacgtcacgaggagttccggaatggtccggaggtaaagatttatatataggaagtcctgtttcggccatcgggacaagtttcggggtcatcggtattgtaccgggaccaccgaaagggtcccgggggcccaccgggtggggccacctgccccggggggccacatgggctgtagggggtgcgccttggcctacatgggccaagggcaccagcccctagaggcccatgcgccaagatataggaaaaagggaagagtcctcaagggggaaggcacctccgaggtgccttggggaggatggactcctcccccccccctcttagccgcaccccttccttggaggaaggggcaaggctgcgcctcccccctctcccctgcccctatatatagtggaggggagggagggcatccatacctgagcccttggcgcctccctccctcccgtgacacctcctcctctcccgtaggtgcttggcgaagccctgcaggattgccacgctcctccatcaccaccacgccgttgtgctgctgctggatggagtcttcctcaacctctcccactctccttactggatcaaggcgtgggagacatcgtcgagttgtacgtgtgttgaacgcggaggtgccgtccgttcggcactaggatcatcggtgatctgaatcacgacgagtacgactccatcaaccccgttcacttgaacgcttccgcttagcgatctacaagggtatgtagatgcactctcctttctactcgttgctggtctctccatagatagatcttggtgatacgtaggaaattttttgaatttctgctacgttccccaacactttatcCACATAATGAGACTGCGTAAGAGCAATCCCATTCTCACCCTTGATCAATTTAATGTTTAGAATTACATCAGCCTCTCCCAAATCCTTCATGTCAAAACACTGGGATAAAAATGACTTTAAGTCTTTTACAACAGCAATGCTTGTTCCaaagatgagtatatcatcaacatacaagcataaAATCACACCCTCACCCCCACCAAATCTGTAGTAAACACATTTATCGGCTTCATTTACAACAAAGCCTGTGGATGTAAAGGTTTTTTCAAACTTCTCGTGCCATTGCTTTGgcgcttgcttgaggccatacaaagatttcatcAACTTACACACCTTGCCTTCTTGTCCGggtactacaaaaccatcgggCTGCTCCATATAGATCTCCTCATCTAGCTCGccattaaggaaagccgtcttcacatccatttgatgaacgtgGAAACCATATGAGGCAGCCAATGACAACAGCACCCGGATAGTGGTTAATCTCGCAACGGGTGAGTAAGTGTCAAAGAAATCCTCGCCTTCTTTTTGGGTATACCCCTTTGCCACAAGCcttgccttgtacttttcaatagtaccgtcgggcctaagctttttcttaaagatccatttacatCCAATTGGTTTGCAACCAAatggacggtcagtgatctcccaagtCCCATTTGcaatgatggaatccatctcgctacggactgcATCCTTCCAGTACTCTGCATCAGAAGATGCATATGCCTCTGAAATGGACTTTGGCACATCATCCACGAGATACACAATGAagtcatcaccaaaggatttttcAATCCTTGGTCTCTTACTCCTTCGTGGAGCCACTTCACTATCATTCTCCACATGCGTGTGTTCACAATTTTCATGAGTGGGTAGTTCCAGAGTTGGATTAAAGTTTGCTTGACTAGATGATGCTCCTGTATTCTTCATGGGAAATATGTCCTCGAAAAATGTAGCATCTTTAGATTCCGTCACCATGTTTACCGGCACATCCGGTACATCGGATCTAACTACTAAAAATCTATAGGCAACACTATTATGTGCATAACCAAGAAAGACACAATCAACCGTCTTAGGTCCGAGTTTGCGTTTCTTGGTTAtcggtatattgactttcgccaagcaTCCCCAAGCGCGCAAATACGAGAGATTAGGTTTCCTTTTTCCCCATCCTTCATATGGAGTCACCTCACTATTTTTAGTGGGAACCCGGTTAAGGATATGACAAGCGGTCAAGACAGCCtcaccccaccatgccttagaCATACCTGCACTATttaacatggcattcaccaagtccGTTAGAGTGCGGTTCTTTCTTTCGGCAACCCCGTTCGATTGGGGCGAGTAGGGCGGTGTCACTTCATGGATTATTCCATGCTCCGCACAAAATTGGGAAAATTCACTTGAAACATATTCTCCACCTCGATCGGACCTTAGACGTTTAATTCTTCCATTTAATTGGTTCTCGACCTCTGCCTTGTAGATTTTAAAATAGTTcaatgcttcatctttagttttAAGTAAGTACAGGTAGCAAAATCTAGTTGCGTCatcaataaaagataaaaagtatCTTTTCCCTGCCTTAGTCAGCACTCCACCCATCTCACAGAGATCGGAATGAACTAGTTCTAGTGGTGCCGTACTTCTTTCCTCGACCGCCAAAAAAGGCTTCcgaggttgctttgcttgcacacatATCTGGCACCTAGAACCTCTGACTACGGAAAATTTAGGAATTAAATTCAGGCTGCTCATGCGGGAAATACTACCAAGATTAACATGACATAATCTGGAATGCCAAATGGATGCATCTTTATTTGAATTAAGAACACTAATAGTGTTGTGAACAAATTTATTCTCAGCATCCAACAAAGATGTGCGGAACAAGCCTCCACACTCATAGCCTTTCCCTATAAATAAACCAAATTTGGAAATAACAACTTTATTCGACTCAAAAACTAATTTGAAGCCATCTCGGCATAAAAGAGAGCCACTAATCAGGTTCCTATTTATTGAGGGCACGTACTGCACATTCTTTAAGGTAATGATTTTTCCTGATGTAAACTTCAGGTCAACCTTCCCTACTCCCAGAACAGCAGCACCTGAGCCATTTCCCATCAAGATGGGGGAACCGCTTGTAGCCTGACAAGAGGAAAATAAATTAAGGTCAGCACATACATGAATGTTAGCTCCCGTGTCAACCAGCCATTCAGCGGATTGACACGCCATTAAAACAGCAGGGTTCGAATCATACCCCGCAGTACTAGGCTCGCTAACAACCACGTTGACAGTGTTCTGTCCGTTCTGCTGCCCACCCTTCTTGCCCTTCCTGTTGTGGCATTTATTGGCCTTGTGGCCAGGCTCACCACACACATAGCAGATTatgccttccttcttcttcttaaaGTTGGTTGTATTCTTGGCCTTTGGATTCTGTTGTTTGCCCTTGTACTTAGCACCAGATTTCTGCACAAAGTTGGCGTTTGAGGTGCCGTCATTTGCCATGGAAGGTGTGTCTTTAGCACGTGCCTTCTCTTCCACATCAAGGTGAGCAATCAGGTCATCAACCCTCATTGCCTCCCTCTTGTGCTTAAGCGTGGTGGCAAAATCTCTCCATGAAGGAGGGAGTTTGGCAATGATGCCCCCCACCACAAACTTGGCATTGACGTTCACATCAAACTGAGCCAACTCACTCACAATCGATGTAAGATCATGAGCTTGCTTGACGACGGAGACGCCGTCCACCATGCGGAAATCGTGGTACTGTTCAACCACATAAATCCATCGCCCTGCGTCAGAGACCGCGTACTTGCGATCCAGCGCCTCCCAAAGCTCTATTGCAGAGGTGTACCCATGGTATACATCATAGAGCTGGTTCTCAAGGAGCGACAAGATGACAGCCACAACAGTGTCGTTTGCTAACTCAAAGTCCATTACCTGCTGACGAGTCAGCGGCCTAACCTGTGGGATAATCCACCACAGGCCCTTGGACAGGAGGTAGTGACGCACCTTGGACTGCCATCTCTTGAAGTTGTCACCGGCAAACTTTTCAGGTTTCATCAGTTCCGCAACATGAGCATCCATGACAAATCGGTCTAGAGTTTTCTGGATTGTTGGACACAATA
The sequence above is drawn from the Triticum aestivum cultivar Chinese Spring chromosome 7A, IWGSC CS RefSeq v2.1, whole genome shotgun sequence genome and encodes:
- the LOC123150670 gene encoding uncharacterized protein, encoding MDAHVAELMKPEKFAGDNFKRWQSKVRHYLLSKGLWWIIPQVRPLTRQQVMDFELANDTVVAVILSLLENQLYDVYHGYTSAIELWEALDRKYAVSDAGRWIYVVEQYHDFRMVDGVSVVKQAHDLTSIVSELAQFDVNVNAKFVVGGIIAKLPPSWRDFATTLKHKREAMRVDDLIAHLDVEEKARAKDTPSMANDGTSNANFVQKSGAKYKGKQQNPKAKNTTNFKKKKEGIICYVCGEPGHKANKCHNRKGKKGGQQNGQNTVNVVVSEPSTAGLQAVPPS